A window of Eubacteriaceae bacterium ES3 contains these coding sequences:
- a CDS encoding helix-turn-helix domain-containing protein, with amino-acid sequence MDCFKVGALLKALRKEKGMTQKQVGQWLHLSDKTISKWERGMGCPDVSLLSSLSELYQVNVEKLMLGDLELNEMETGNMKRTKFYVCKNCQNIITTTGDAEVSCCGRKLTALLPKPADEVHQPEIKDDDGDYYISFDHEMTKTHFIAFAAIVSGDRRMLVRLYPEQTAELRLPKMVGGKLGSRFGSKLYYYCSDHGLFVF; translated from the coding sequence ATGGATTGTTTTAAAGTAGGGGCACTACTAAAAGCGCTGCGCAAAGAAAAAGGGATGACCCAGAAGCAGGTTGGCCAGTGGCTGCATTTAAGTGATAAAACAATCTCCAAATGGGAAAGAGGAATGGGATGCCCGGATGTATCTCTTTTATCTTCACTCTCAGAGCTTTATCAGGTGAATGTTGAAAAATTAATGTTGGGAGATTTGGAACTAAACGAGATGGAAACGGGAAATATGAAACGCACAAAATTTTATGTATGCAAAAACTGTCAAAATATAATCACGACAACCGGTGATGCCGAAGTTTCGTGCTGTGGCCGAAAACTGACAGCATTATTGCCTAAACCGGCCGATGAGGTGCATCAGCCAGAGATTAAAGATGATGATGGAGATTATTACATCAGCTTTGACCATGAGATGACTAAGACCCACTTTATTGCTTTTGCGGCCATAGTTTCTGGTGACCGCAGGATGCTGGTCAGACTGTACCCGGAACAGACGGCGGAACTGCGACTGCCCAAGATGGTTGGCGGAAAGCTGGGAAGCAGATTTGGCAGTAAGTTATATTATTACTGTTCAGATCATGGATTATTTGTTTTTTAA
- a CDS encoding ACT domain-containing protein, translated as MSLIKEYLIVHKKILPDFYIKVVEARILLESSQCKSVSEAVKQVGISRSTYYKYKDYIFTPSENYGRKFTLSFKLNDCQGILSTVLNVLSEHHTSIITIHQDIPINNAAVVIVTLDGKGLLISIDELIRILKQIEGVHSVHLIAME; from the coding sequence GTGTCCTTGATTAAAGAATATCTTATTGTCCATAAAAAAATCCTTCCGGACTTCTATATCAAAGTTGTAGAAGCCCGGATCCTGTTGGAATCTTCACAGTGTAAATCGGTCAGCGAAGCAGTTAAACAGGTGGGAATTAGTCGCAGTACCTATTATAAATATAAGGACTATATTTTTACCCCTTCAGAAAACTACGGCCGAAAATTCACCCTGTCCTTTAAACTCAATGACTGTCAGGGGATTTTATCAACAGTGCTTAATGTGCTTAGCGAACATCATACCAGTATCATCACAATTCACCAAGATATTCCGATTAATAATGCTGCTGTTGTCATCGTCACTCTTGATGGTAAAGGATTACTAATCAGCATCGATGAACTGATACGCATTCTCAAGCAAATCGAGGGGGTCCATTCCGTCCACCTGATTGCCATGGAATAA
- a CDS encoding transglutaminase domain-containing protein, whose amino-acid sequence MNKNGRGIKLLLGIGGFLILTLIFSGITLIVLDDSIQVSQVQEIFEPSNETQEKPEEEQLIIDEESIPEYDAYHYLYGQEKDIYWVIAEGLRNYQTKISVSGVDSMEIERIMMAIDNDFPDIFWADTFSYYYDEKTDMVSEVEVTYPYDETEKNRRQSEIDQAYAQYLAGLDPCSDTYQIVKYTYEYVVKNTVYQENTDDQNIYSVFGRKASVCAGYAKAVKYLLDKQGIACSYVSGYVDLQGAHAWNLVRVDGEYYYLDATWGELGVNDNSEPDKNISYDYFCVDTEQLLKTHEIDQTLIYYPEFSATAANYYIHENRRYDLNADSERLRLRNDVTTAFSNGDKYFHFAVMNPGMMEQAKGVLNDTLGGYTYLSDEDMYSFTIMLY is encoded by the coding sequence ATGAATAAAAACGGGCGTGGCATAAAGCTTTTACTAGGAATCGGAGGTTTTCTGATTCTGACACTGATATTTTCAGGCATCACCCTGATTGTTCTGGATGATTCCATTCAGGTGAGCCAGGTACAGGAGATCTTCGAGCCTTCGAACGAAACTCAGGAAAAACCTGAAGAAGAACAATTGATCATTGATGAAGAATCGATACCGGAATATGATGCTTATCATTATTTATATGGACAGGAAAAAGATATTTATTGGGTTATTGCAGAAGGCCTGAGAAACTATCAAACGAAAATAAGCGTTTCCGGTGTGGATTCGATGGAAATAGAGCGGATTATGATGGCGATCGACAATGATTTTCCGGACATCTTTTGGGCAGACACTTTTTCTTATTATTATGATGAAAAAACGGACATGGTATCTGAAGTGGAAGTCACTTACCCATATGATGAAACGGAAAAAAATCGCCGACAGTCTGAAATTGATCAGGCCTATGCCCAGTATCTTGCTGGCCTGGATCCATGTTCTGATACTTACCAGATCGTTAAATATACCTATGAATATGTCGTTAAAAATACTGTCTATCAGGAGAATACTGATGATCAGAATATTTACAGCGTGTTTGGCAGAAAAGCTTCGGTCTGTGCAGGTTATGCCAAGGCCGTTAAATATCTTTTGGATAAACAGGGTATTGCCTGTTCTTATGTGAGCGGCTATGTTGATTTGCAGGGCGCCCATGCCTGGAATCTGGTTAGGGTGGATGGAGAATATTATTATCTTGATGCAACCTGGGGCGAATTGGGAGTCAATGATAATTCGGAGCCGGATAAGAATATTTCCTATGATTACTTCTGCGTAGATACAGAACAGCTTTTGAAAACCCATGAAATTGATCAGACGCTGATTTATTATCCGGAGTTTTCAGCAACAGCAGCCAATTACTATATTCATGAAAATAGGCGGTATGATTTAAACGCTGACTCAGAAAGATTAAGGCTTCGCAATGATGTAACCACAGCCTTTTCTAATGGTGATAAATATTTTCATTTTGCTGTAATGAATCCGGGAATGATGGAGCAGGCAAAAGGTGTGCTGAACGATACCCTGGGAGGATATACCTATCTTTCGGATGAAGATATGTATTCTTTTACGATCATGCTATATTAA
- the thrB gene encoding homoserine kinase — translation MIKVTVPGTSANLGPGFDAFGLALSVYNTFSFEEKTDGKLTIRGVERKYQGASNLVYKSMLKVFAKINYKPKGLFINNQVEIPISRGLGSSATCIVAGLYGANALTGNQLSTEELLDLAVEMEGHPDNVAPAIFGGLVVSMNEQGHNLYIKNVVHPSYDFYALIPDFPLSTQDAREVLPKKIGFSDATHNLPRATMTYLSLVNGQHDILRHSMKDRLHQPYRKKLIAHYDAMIRKSREFGALNACISGAGPTILVICENSNLEYERKIRAYMESKTPNWQILKLKPDQQGVIVSGGVLD, via the coding sequence ATGATTAAGGTCACGGTCCCAGGAACCAGTGCTAATTTAGGCCCCGGATTTGACGCTTTCGGACTGGCGCTATCAGTTTATAATACCTTTTCTTTCGAAGAAAAAACGGATGGTAAACTGACCATCCGTGGTGTTGAGCGTAAATATCAGGGGGCAAGCAACCTGGTTTATAAATCGATGCTGAAAGTTTTTGCAAAAATAAATTACAAACCTAAGGGGCTTTTCATTAATAACCAGGTGGAAATCCCCATCAGCAGAGGTCTAGGCAGCTCAGCCACTTGTATTGTTGCCGGTCTTTACGGCGCCAATGCCCTGACGGGCAACCAGCTTTCAACTGAAGAACTACTGGATCTGGCAGTAGAAATGGAAGGCCATCCTGATAATGTGGCCCCAGCCATTTTCGGGGGCCTGGTGGTCTCAATGAACGAACAGGGGCACAATTTATATATCAAAAACGTTGTCCATCCTTCCTATGATTTTTATGCCCTGATCCCGGATTTCCCATTATCAACACAAGATGCCAGAGAAGTTCTGCCTAAAAAAATTGGTTTTAGCGATGCTACCCACAATCTACCCCGGGCAACCATGACTTACCTGTCACTGGTTAACGGTCAGCACGATATCTTACGCCATAGTATGAAAGACCGTCTGCATCAGCCTTACCGTAAAAAACTTATCGCCCACTATGATGCGATGATCAGGAAGTCACGGGAATTTGGTGCTTTAAATGCCTGTATCAGTGGTGCTGGACCAACTATTCTGGTAATCTGCGAAAATTCAAATCTGGAATACGAAAGAAAAATTCGTGCTTACATGGAGTCGAAAACACCTAACTGGCAGATTTTGAAACTTAAACCAGACCAGCAGGGCGTTATCGTCAGCGGAGGTGTCCTTGATTAA
- the thrC gene encoding threonine synthase yields the protein MKKSYHSTRSKDINVTASQGILQGLAPDGGLFVPDFIHELKLSPESFKGKSYGDMAKVVFGAFLNDFSEDQISNSVNSAYYSGKFSQKEPVELKKVGNRFFLELFHGPTCAFKDMALTILPYLMTESMKITDHQKKIMILTATSGDTGKAALEGFANVPDISILVFYPKDGVSPVQEKQMLTQVGDNTCVIGVDGNFDDTQNGVKEILNDPTIASELSQSGMIFSSANSINIGRLLPQVVYYFYSYYKLLADGEISEGEKINFVVPTGNFGNILAGYYAQILGLPINKLICASNANNVLTDFFTSGSYDRNRDFYKTSSPSMDILISSNLERLLFDLYEGDTTAIAELMESLKSTGSYSVPQSVMDKASIFYGGYANEAETSAAIKKAFDDYAYLMDPHTAVADKVYDDYLKASGDSTKTVILSTASPYKFGQSVYESIFGQTSDDAYQLLDSLAQKTGTQIPAPLKDLATKENKHQDQCDKTQMAQAVLDFSKRQVK from the coding sequence ATGAAAAAAAGCTATCACAGCACACGTTCCAAAGACATAAATGTTACTGCATCTCAGGGAATCCTGCAGGGATTAGCCCCTGACGGCGGACTCTTTGTCCCCGATTTTATCCATGAACTCAAACTATCCCCCGAATCTTTTAAAGGAAAATCTTACGGCGATATGGCTAAAGTTGTTTTCGGGGCTTTTCTGAATGACTTCAGTGAAGATCAAATTTCTAATTCTGTCAATTCGGCCTACTACAGCGGAAAATTTTCTCAAAAAGAACCAGTGGAACTAAAGAAAGTTGGCAATCGCTTCTTTCTTGAATTATTTCATGGCCCAACCTGCGCTTTTAAGGATATGGCTCTGACTATTTTACCATATCTGATGACTGAATCCATGAAGATTACCGATCATCAGAAAAAAATTATGATCCTGACTGCAACATCCGGTGATACCGGAAAAGCTGCACTGGAAGGTTTTGCTAACGTCCCTGATATCAGCATTCTAGTCTTTTACCCTAAAGACGGAGTCAGTCCCGTTCAGGAAAAACAAATGCTGACGCAAGTCGGAGACAACACCTGTGTCATCGGGGTCGATGGAAACTTTGACGATACACAAAACGGCGTAAAGGAAATATTAAATGATCCCACAATTGCCAGTGAACTTTCTCAGTCCGGAATGATTTTTTCATCTGCCAACTCGATTAATATCGGCCGCCTCCTGCCTCAGGTCGTTTACTATTTTTACAGTTATTATAAATTACTTGCTGACGGCGAGATTTCCGAAGGCGAAAAGATTAATTTTGTCGTTCCCACCGGTAATTTTGGTAATATACTGGCTGGCTACTACGCCCAAATTTTAGGCTTGCCGATCAACAAACTCATTTGTGCTTCCAATGCCAATAATGTCCTGACCGACTTTTTTACAAGCGGTTCGTATGACCGCAACCGGGACTTCTATAAAACCTCTTCACCTTCAATGGATATATTAATTTCCAGCAACCTGGAGCGTCTGCTCTTCGATTTGTATGAAGGCGATACTACAGCCATTGCTGAACTGATGGAGTCCTTAAAATCAACCGGATCATACTCAGTTCCTCAGTCAGTCATGGATAAGGCTTCTATTTTTTATGGCGGCTATGCCAATGAAGCAGAAACATCCGCTGCCATTAAAAAAGCATTCGATGATTATGCTTATCTGATGGATCCTCATACTGCTGTTGCTGATAAAGTTTATGATGACTATTTAAAAGCTTCCGGCGATTCTACAAAAACAGTCATTTTATCAACAGCCAGCCCTTATAAATTTGGCCAGTCCGTATATGAAAGTATTTTTGGTCAAACAAGTGATGATGCATATCAACTGCTTGATTCTCTGGCTCAAAAAACCGGCACCCAAATTCCGGCACCGTTAAAAGACCTGGCCACAAAAGAGAACAAACATCAGGACCAGTGTGACAAAACGCAAATGGCCCAGGCTGTCCTTGACTTTTCAAAACGGCAGGTGAAATAA
- a CDS encoding GIY-YIG nuclease family protein, with amino-acid sequence MERKKVLKEDYKNKRVVGGIFGIRCKGSDQVWLKSTMDLAGQKNRFEFSVKTNSCPEPAMLKDWKSFGKESFSFEVLEELEKNESQSDREFKDDLATLLEIWREKI; translated from the coding sequence ATGGAAAGAAAAAAAGTTTTAAAAGAAGATTATAAAAATAAAAGGGTTGTTGGGGGAATCTTTGGGATTCGCTGCAAGGGCAGTGATCAGGTTTGGCTAAAGTCGACGATGGATCTGGCTGGTCAGAAAAATCGGTTTGAGTTTTCCGTAAAAACCAATTCCTGTCCCGAACCTGCCATGCTAAAAGACTGGAAAAGCTTTGGAAAAGAGTCTTTCTCTTTTGAAGTCTTGGAAGAACTGGAAAAAAATGAAAGCCAGAGTGATCGGGAATTTAAAGATGATCTGGCCACCCTGCTTGAAATATGGCGTGAAAAAATCTGA